One Dioscorea cayenensis subsp. rotundata cultivar TDr96_F1 chromosome 15, TDr96_F1_v2_PseudoChromosome.rev07_lg8_w22 25.fasta, whole genome shotgun sequence genomic region harbors:
- the LOC120277923 gene encoding receptor-like serine/threonine-protein kinase SD1-8 isoform X3 codes for MVQLLTQLVLLLVIFHYSIATDTLNPNQPLQDGQILVSAKEFFALGFFSPGGSKNRYVGIWYNKLQPAGQKTIVWVANRRSPLSGTNGSLELNDNGTLTISSMMFLPMPSVILSNPVAQLLDDGNFVIREANSSEFAWQSFDYPTDTLLSGMKFGWDLRTGLNRNLTSWRSNDDPSPGRYVLSMDLEGIPQVNLWSDSTKKARMGPWNGITFSNIGATKSNNGLSSAFVSNKDEVYYMYNTTGTTIVCRSIVDQSGMEKSFVWIERSGTWNNVLYFPKSQCEEYSECGPFGVCNIDVWPICRCLQGFKPKSPQEWALRDALSGCERLTTLDCKNKTDGFMTITITALPETSKAIPYPNISLNECRANCLKNCSCTAYAITNISGAGMGCIIWVTELIDMQMSSHPTQDVFVRLAAADLERWFLIRKRTMSLILLR; via the exons ATGGTACAGTTACTTACCCAGCTTGTCTTGCTCTTAGTTATCTTCCATTATTCCATCGCAACCGACACTTTGAACCCTAATCAGCCTCTCCAAGATGGCCAAATCTTAGTTTCAGCCAAAGAATTCTTTGCCTTAGGCTTCTTCAGTCCTGGTGGATCAAAGAACCGTTACGTCGGGATATGGTACAACAAGCTACAACCAGCAGGACAGAAAACAATAGTATGGGTTGCCAACCGTCGAAGTCCACTGTCAGGCACCAATGGAAGCTTGGAACTGAATGACAATGGAACTCTCACCATCAGCTCAATGATGTTCTTGCCCATGCCCTCAGTGATCCTTAGCAATCCGGTGGCGCAGCTGTTAGATGACGGTAACTTTGTCATCAGAGAAGCCAACAGCAGCGAGTTCGCTTGGCAGAGCTTTGACTACCCGACCGATACCCTTCTCTCTGGCATGAAGTTCGGATGGGACTTGAGAACTGGACTTAACCGCAATCTCACCTCTTGGCGGAGCAATGATGATCCATCTCCAGGAAGATACGTCCTATCCATGGACCTCGAAGGGATTCCTCAAGTTAATTTATGGTCTGATTCAACTAAAAAGGCCCGCATGGGGCCATGGAACGGTATCACGTTCAGCAACATAGGAGCAACGAAGAGCAACAATGGCCTCTCCTCTGCTTTTGTTAGCAACAAGGACGAGGTTTACTACATGTATAACACAACGGGCACAACGATTGTGTGTCGCTCGATAGTGGACCAGTCCGGCATGGAGAAAAGTTTTGTGTGGATTGAGAGGTCAGGCACGTGGAATAACGTCTTGTACTTCCCCAAGAGCCAGTGCGAGGAGTACTCAGAGTGTGGGCCTTTCGGCGTGTGCAACATCGATGTCTGGCCCATATGCAGGTGCTTGCAAGGGTTCAAACCAAAGTCGCCACAGGAGTGGGCTCTAAGGGATGCTTTGTCCGGTTGTGAGCGCCTCACGACGCTCGACTGCAAGAATAAAACCGACGGGTTCATGACTATCACCATTACGGCGCTGCCAGAAACGTCAAAAGCCATCCCATACCCAAACATTAGCCTGAATGAATGCAGAGCTAACTGTTTGAAGAACTGCTCGTGCACTGCCTATGCGATAACCAACATCAGTGGTGCAGGAATGGGGTGCATTATTTGGGTCACAGAGCTCATCGACATGCAAATGTCCTCTCATCCTACACAGGATGTCTTTGTCCGGCTTGCCGCTGCTGATCTAG AACGATGGTTTCTCATCCGAAAAAGAACAATGTCTTTAATTTTGTTACGATGA
- the LOC120277923 gene encoding S-locus-specific glycoprotein S13-like isoform X2 has product MVQLLTQLVLLLVIFHYSIATDTLNPNQPLQDGQILVSAKEFFALGFFSPGGSKNRYVGIWYNKLQPAGQKTIVWVANRRSPLSGTNGSLELNDNGTLTISSMMFLPMPSVILSNPVAQLLDDGNFVIREANSSEFAWQSFDYPTDTLLSGMKFGWDLRTGLNRNLTSWRSNDDPSPGRYVLSMDLEGIPQVNLWSDSTKKARMGPWNGITFSNIGATKSNNGLSSAFVSNKDEVYYMYNTTGTTIVCRSIVDQSGMEKSFVWIERSGTWNNVLYFPKSQCEEYSECGPFGVCNIDVWPICRCLQGFKPKSPQEWALRDALSGCERLTTLDCKNKTDGFMTITITALPETSKAIPYPNISLNECRANCLKNCSCTAYAITNISGAGMGCIIWVTELIDMQMSSHPTQDVFVRLAAADLGNTTSMEYFDGSSKQLCRNKHSWERRFWPCLQGEAS; this is encoded by the exons ATGGTACAGTTACTTACCCAGCTTGTCTTGCTCTTAGTTATCTTCCATTATTCCATCGCAACCGACACTTTGAACCCTAATCAGCCTCTCCAAGATGGCCAAATCTTAGTTTCAGCCAAAGAATTCTTTGCCTTAGGCTTCTTCAGTCCTGGTGGATCAAAGAACCGTTACGTCGGGATATGGTACAACAAGCTACAACCAGCAGGACAGAAAACAATAGTATGGGTTGCCAACCGTCGAAGTCCACTGTCAGGCACCAATGGAAGCTTGGAACTGAATGACAATGGAACTCTCACCATCAGCTCAATGATGTTCTTGCCCATGCCCTCAGTGATCCTTAGCAATCCGGTGGCGCAGCTGTTAGATGACGGTAACTTTGTCATCAGAGAAGCCAACAGCAGCGAGTTCGCTTGGCAGAGCTTTGACTACCCGACCGATACCCTTCTCTCTGGCATGAAGTTCGGATGGGACTTGAGAACTGGACTTAACCGCAATCTCACCTCTTGGCGGAGCAATGATGATCCATCTCCAGGAAGATACGTCCTATCCATGGACCTCGAAGGGATTCCTCAAGTTAATTTATGGTCTGATTCAACTAAAAAGGCCCGCATGGGGCCATGGAACGGTATCACGTTCAGCAACATAGGAGCAACGAAGAGCAACAATGGCCTCTCCTCTGCTTTTGTTAGCAACAAGGACGAGGTTTACTACATGTATAACACAACGGGCACAACGATTGTGTGTCGCTCGATAGTGGACCAGTCCGGCATGGAGAAAAGTTTTGTGTGGATTGAGAGGTCAGGCACGTGGAATAACGTCTTGTACTTCCCCAAGAGCCAGTGCGAGGAGTACTCAGAGTGTGGGCCTTTCGGCGTGTGCAACATCGATGTCTGGCCCATATGCAGGTGCTTGCAAGGGTTCAAACCAAAGTCGCCACAGGAGTGGGCTCTAAGGGATGCTTTGTCCGGTTGTGAGCGCCTCACGACGCTCGACTGCAAGAATAAAACCGACGGGTTCATGACTATCACCATTACGGCGCTGCCAGAAACGTCAAAAGCCATCCCATACCCAAACATTAGCCTGAATGAATGCAGAGCTAACTGTTTGAAGAACTGCTCGTGCACTGCCTATGCGATAACCAACATCAGTGGTGCAGGAATGGGGTGCATTATTTGGGTCACAGAGCTCATCGACATGCAAATGTCCTCTCATCCTACACAGGATGTCTTTGTCCGGCTTGCCGCTGCTGATCTAG GTAACACAACTTCAATGGAGTACTTTGATGGAAGCTCCAAACAACTTTGCCGAAACAAACATTCTTGGGAAAGGCGGTTTTGGCCTTGTTTACAAG GGGAAGCTAGCTGA
- the LOC120277923 gene encoding receptor-like serine/threonine-protein kinase SD1-8 isoform X1 — translation MVQLLTQLVLLLVIFHYSIATDTLNPNQPLQDGQILVSAKEFFALGFFSPGGSKNRYVGIWYNKLQPAGQKTIVWVANRRSPLSGTNGSLELNDNGTLTISSMMFLPMPSVILSNPVAQLLDDGNFVIREANSSEFAWQSFDYPTDTLLSGMKFGWDLRTGLNRNLTSWRSNDDPSPGRYVLSMDLEGIPQVNLWSDSTKKARMGPWNGITFSNIGATKSNNGLSSAFVSNKDEVYYMYNTTGTTIVCRSIVDQSGMEKSFVWIERSGTWNNVLYFPKSQCEEYSECGPFGVCNIDVWPICRCLQGFKPKSPQEWALRDALSGCERLTTLDCKNKTDGFMTITITALPETSKAIPYPNISLNECRANCLKNCSCTAYAITNISGAGMGCIIWVTELIDMQMSSHPTQDVFVRLAAADLASISSKSSKKNRSKSMVLIIVFSTVALIFLMLFFCWRRRRG, via the exons ATGGTACAGTTACTTACCCAGCTTGTCTTGCTCTTAGTTATCTTCCATTATTCCATCGCAACCGACACTTTGAACCCTAATCAGCCTCTCCAAGATGGCCAAATCTTAGTTTCAGCCAAAGAATTCTTTGCCTTAGGCTTCTTCAGTCCTGGTGGATCAAAGAACCGTTACGTCGGGATATGGTACAACAAGCTACAACCAGCAGGACAGAAAACAATAGTATGGGTTGCCAACCGTCGAAGTCCACTGTCAGGCACCAATGGAAGCTTGGAACTGAATGACAATGGAACTCTCACCATCAGCTCAATGATGTTCTTGCCCATGCCCTCAGTGATCCTTAGCAATCCGGTGGCGCAGCTGTTAGATGACGGTAACTTTGTCATCAGAGAAGCCAACAGCAGCGAGTTCGCTTGGCAGAGCTTTGACTACCCGACCGATACCCTTCTCTCTGGCATGAAGTTCGGATGGGACTTGAGAACTGGACTTAACCGCAATCTCACCTCTTGGCGGAGCAATGATGATCCATCTCCAGGAAGATACGTCCTATCCATGGACCTCGAAGGGATTCCTCAAGTTAATTTATGGTCTGATTCAACTAAAAAGGCCCGCATGGGGCCATGGAACGGTATCACGTTCAGCAACATAGGAGCAACGAAGAGCAACAATGGCCTCTCCTCTGCTTTTGTTAGCAACAAGGACGAGGTTTACTACATGTATAACACAACGGGCACAACGATTGTGTGTCGCTCGATAGTGGACCAGTCCGGCATGGAGAAAAGTTTTGTGTGGATTGAGAGGTCAGGCACGTGGAATAACGTCTTGTACTTCCCCAAGAGCCAGTGCGAGGAGTACTCAGAGTGTGGGCCTTTCGGCGTGTGCAACATCGATGTCTGGCCCATATGCAGGTGCTTGCAAGGGTTCAAACCAAAGTCGCCACAGGAGTGGGCTCTAAGGGATGCTTTGTCCGGTTGTGAGCGCCTCACGACGCTCGACTGCAAGAATAAAACCGACGGGTTCATGACTATCACCATTACGGCGCTGCCAGAAACGTCAAAAGCCATCCCATACCCAAACATTAGCCTGAATGAATGCAGAGCTAACTGTTTGAAGAACTGCTCGTGCACTGCCTATGCGATAACCAACATCAGTGGTGCAGGAATGGGGTGCATTATTTGGGTCACAGAGCTCATCGACATGCAAATGTCCTCTCATCCTACACAGGATGTCTTTGTCCGGCTTGCCGCTGCTGATCTAG CCTCAATCTCAAGCAAGTCTAGTAAGAAAAATCGATCCAAATCAATGGTTTTGATCATTGTTTTCTCGACTGTggcattaatatttttaatgctaTTCTTCTgttggaggaggagaagaggatGA